CGCGGGCTGCGCGTCATCGCCCGGATCGACCGTCCCGACAGCCGCGCGGCGCACCTGCTCGCTGAAGGCAAGGTCAACGGTCTCAGCTTCGGCTTCCGCACCCGCGCCGCCCGCCAGTCCGATGCGGGCCGCGAGCTGCTTGACGTCGAACTCTTCGAAGTGAGCCTCGTCACGCATCCGCTGCATCCGCTTGCCCGGGTCCATCTGGTCACCTGACCTGACCCGCCCCACCCGCTCTCCCACCGGCTGCCTCAAGGGCGGCCTTTTTTCTGCCCAACCGAAAGGCCTCTGCCCCATGGACAATATTGCCACTGCCCCCGCCGCCCCCGCCGTCGACCCGCTGGATGCCAGCTTCGACATAATCGCCCGCCAGGATCAGGCCGATGCCGACATTGCCGCGCTGCGCGGCGATGTGGACGAAGTGAAGTCGCGGCTCGACAAGGTCGCCCGTGCCGCCAGCCGCCCGGCTATGGGCGGAGCGGCAGCAACCGGCGATGCGCCCGAGATCAAGAGCTTCATCGACGGCTACCTGCGCCGCGGCCGGGAGACCGAGCTCAAGTCGATCACCGGCACCACGCCCGGCGACGGCGGCTTTGCCGTGCCGCGCCAGATCGACGCCGCGATCAACGCGCAGCTCGTCGACATCAGCCCGATCCGCGCGATTGCCCAGGTCGTGCAGACCGGCACCGCCGGCTATCGCAAGCTGGTGGCCACGGGCGGCATTGCCTCCGGCTGGGTCAGCGAGACCGCATCGCGCCCCGAAACCGCGACGCCGCAGTTCGCCGAAATCGCCCCGCCCTCGGGCGATCTCTTCGCCAATCCCGCAGCAAGCCAGACGATGCTGGACGATGCCGCCTTCGACATCGAATCCTGGCTCGCCAGCGAGATTGCGCTGGAATTCGCCCGGGCCGAGGGCATGGCCTTCGTGCGCGGTACCGGGGTCAACCAGCCCGAAGGCTTCCTGACCGGGGCCAAAGCGACTGCCGAGGATGGTGTCCGGGCCTTCGGGACATTGCAATATATCGGATCAGGCAACGCCACCGGCCTGGGCTCGGCGCTCGACACCAGGCTGATCGACCTCATCCATTCGCTGCGTTCTGGCCACCGCCAGGGCGCGGTGTTCGTGATGAATGCGACGACGCTGGCAAGCGTGCGCAAGCTCAAGACTGCCGATGGTGCCTTCGTGTGGCAGCCGGGCCTGGTTGAAGGCCAGCCCGACCGCCTGCTCGGCTACCCGGTGATCGAGGCCGAGGACATGCCCGATGTCGCAGGCGGCACCTTCCCGATCGCTTTCGGCAACTTCCGCCACGGCTATCTTATCGCCGAACGCAGCGCGACCCGGGTGCTGCGCGATCCCTTCACCAACAAGCCCTTCGTCCACTTCTACGCGACCAAGCGGATTGGCGGGAAGGTGCTGGATTCGAACGCGATCAAGCTGCTGAAGATCGAGGCCTAGGCCGCCCCGCCAGGTCTTGACCCCCGGCTGGTGCGCGTGTCCCCCTTCGCCCCCACCCGCCGGGTTCTCGCGCCCGCATCGCCTCAGCGCGATGCGGGCGCACTTGTTCTGATCATATTCTTGGAGAAACCGCGATGCAGCGGATAATCGTGCAGCCCCCGGTGCCGGGCGACGCTCCGCTGGCGGAGCTCAAGCACTGGCTCGGGATCAGTCGTCCCAACGAGGACGAAGCGCTTGGCCAGCTCCTCGATGCCAGCCTGACCATCTGCGAAGCCTTCACCGGCAAGACGCCCCTGCGCCAGACGGTCGAGGAGATCATGCCGCTTGCCAGCGGCTGGCAGGAGCTGGTGTCGCGCCCCGTTCGGGAGATTGTCGCTGCGGCGGTGATCGCCAATGATGGCACGCGCACCGCCATCACCGCGTTGCCGGACGCAATCGAATGGCGCATTTCCGGTAGCGCCTGCGTGCGACTGCTGCGCCCGGTCGAAGGGCAGGGCCTGGCCCTGCAACTGACGGTCGGGATCGCACCGGACTGGGCGAGCCTGCCGGCTCCGCTGCGCCACGGGATCATCCGCCTCGCCGCACACCACTTCCGCGACCGCGACGGCAAGGCCAGCGCTGTGCCGCCCGCCAGTGTCACTGCCTTGTGGCGGCCGTGGCGCGATGTGCGGCTCGGATGATCCGGGTCACCGCGCGCGCGAGCGAACTGGTGCAGCGCCTGCGCAAACGTGCCGCGCGAATTGCTGCCGGACACGCAGCCGGGCAGCGCAAGCGCGCCGTCAGCCGCCGCGCGGACTGGCATTCGGCCAGCGCCCTCTGGCCCGATCTGTTTGGAGACCGCCGCGATGGAAAATGACCTGCGCGCCGCGCTGATCGCTTGGCTGCTGGCCGATCCGGCGCTTGGGGCGATCAATGCGATCGAGGAAGAGGCCCCGCTCAGCGCCACACCTCCGTGGCTCGGCATTGCGGCCAGCGCCTCGATCGACTGGGGCACCAAGGACCGGCCAGGCCGCGAAATGCGCATCGCGCTCGAGCTGGAAAGCCGCACCGACCAGACCGCCGCCGATGCCTCACTGCTGACTGCAATCGAGCGCCGCGTGCTCGATCTGCCACCGTTCCAGCCGGGCTTCGAAATCGCATCGATCCGATTCCTGCGCTCCCGCAGCGAAGCCCGCGCCGACAACCTGCGGGGCGCGCTGCTCGAATACCGCTTCCGCATTCTCGAACCGAATTAGGAGTAAGCCCCCATGCCCGCACAATCCGGCGCCGCCTTCCTGCTCAAGATCACCGACGGCGCAACGCCGCCGGTATACCGCACCATCGCTGGTCTCAGGACGACACAGATGTCGATCAACGGCGACACGGTGGTCGTCACGCACAAGCAATCGGGGGGATGGCGCGACCTGCTTTCGGGTGCAGGCACCCGTTCGGTTTCGGTCAGCGCGGCGGGGATCTTCCTCGGCAGCGCGGCCGAGAATGCCGTGCGCGGCCATGCGCTGGCCGGTACGCTCGACGATTACGAACTGTCCTTCGAAGACGGCGCAAAGCTGCGCGGCAGGTTCCTTGTTCAGCGGCTCGACTACGCCGGCGATTTCAACGGAGAGCGCAGCTACACCCTCCAGCTGGAAAGCTCCGGAGCGGTGGTGGCGGCATGACCGCCGCCGCCAATCCCCTGCGCGGCGAGAGCGCCTTGACCGTCAATGGTGTCAGCTATGTGCTGCGCCCGAGCTTCGAGAGCCTTGTACTGGCCGAGGCCGAGCTTGGCTCGCTGTTCGCGCTGGTGGAGCGTGCCGCTGGCGGCGCGCTGACGCTGACGGAGATGACCGCCCTGCTGTGGCACTGCCTCCCCGGTGAAAGCCGCCCCGAACGTGTCGCGGTAGGCCAGGCGGTGCTGGCGATGGGGTTGGTCGGTGCCACCGGGCCGGTGCGTGCCGTGCTCGCGCAGGTGCTTCAGGGCGAGGCATGACCGCCACTTTCGCGGACGCTGCAAGCCGCTGGTGCGGCCTGGCCGCGCGTCTGCTCGGCTGGCGCCCTGCCGAGTTCTGGAGCGCCACGCCTGCCGAACTGGCGATGGCGCTATCGGCCGCAGACGATCTTGCCGCCCTTCCCCCGCCGACCCGCGAGACAATCGCCCGCATGATGGAGCGTGACGCCGATGAATGACAATTTCGAGGAACTGGTGATCGATGTGCGCGCCCGAACCGATGGCTTTGCCAGCGATGTCGAAGCGATGCGTCGCTCGCTCGACACGTCGTTGATCGACGGGTTCGGGCGGGCGGGCAATGTGCTCGAAAACGGCCTGCTCGGAGCGCTGCGGCGCGGAAGTCTCGGCTTTGACGACCTGAAACGGGTCGCCTTCAGCGCGCTCTCCGAGATCGCAGGCTATGCGCTGCAATCGGGGATCGGCAGCCTGTTCGGCGGCGGCGGAATGGGCGGCGGTGGGGGAGGCGGCGGCGGGCTCGGCGGTCTGATCAGCCAGTCGCTCGGCGCGTTGTTCGGACTGCCGGGACGCGCCACGGGCGGTCCGGTTGCGCCGGGGCGTGCCTACCTCGTTGGAGAGCGCGGGCCAGAGGTTTTCGTGCCGACCGCCGCCGGGCGGGTCGAAACCGGCCAAGCCGCAACGGGCCGCGATGTGCGCGTTGCGATCCAGGTCGCGGTGCCGCGCGAGCAGGCCGCGCCCACCGCGATGCAGCGCTCGTCCCGCCAGATCGCCAGCGCCGTACGCCGCGCTTTGCAACAGGCCTGAGCAAGGGAGCTCCCGATGGCATTCTGGCTGGCACGCGAACGCCGCGCGCAGGAAAGCACCTTCATGCAGCGCTTCGATCCGCGCTTCTGGACCGTCAATTTTCCCCGCCCCGCCATGGCCTCGGTGGTGACGACCGGGCCTGACAGCCTGCGGGTCGATGTCGAACTGCACAATGCGGGCGAACTGGTCGGGCTGATCTGGGACAGCGTCGATACGCTCGACCACCCGCTGCTCGCCTACCAGGCCGACCGCGATTACGCGCACACGACGCTCAGCTTCCGCTGGCGATCGGAGGGGGTGATCGCGCTCGACCAGCCCAACGGCCCGACGCTGACCATCGAAGGGCGAGATGCGGCAGGCCTGCCGCGCACATGGTACGTCCGGCTGTGGAACTATGCGCAAGGCACGCCGACTGACGCGCGCATCACCTTGCCCTTCTCGCGTCTCGAGAGCGGCTACGGCCTGCCGGGCGAGCCGATCCATCCCGGGGATATCGACCGCATGTTCATCTCGCTGGTCGCCCCCGGGCACGTGCCGGGCAGCACCGCGCCCTTGCCCGCGATGTTCGGTGGCTCGGTGGAAATGACCGATATCGTCGCGGATGGTGCGCGGGCGATGATCGAGCTGGGCGATGTGCTCGTCCCTCCGCATGGCGAGCGCATGGCCACCGCCTATGACGATGCCTACAACCAGACCCCCGCGCGATTGCTGCGCGCGGTGATCGGCCTCGGGTACCGCGAGGACATCGTCCATTACGTCGGGATGAGCCATTTCATGCGGCTCGCGCGGCAGGCGGGCGGAGAGCTGCACGTCGAGGCAGGCGGCCAGCTATGTGAGCCGGCAGTCGTATGGCACCGCAACCTGTTCGAACTGGCAAAGGTGGCCGAGCTTGAGGTGATTGCCTCGCTCTCATACGAGCTGTTCGATGCCTATTGCCCCGAAAGCTGGAAGCAGCGCACCGCCAGCGGTGCACCGGCGCTAACCGGTTGGGTGCCGCCCTCGACGTTGCTCTCGCCTGCAAATCCGGCGGCGATGGAGTGGCTGGCCGATGTGGCCCGCGTCTTTGTCGCGCTGCTGGAAGCTGCAGACTTGCCGGTACGGTTCCAGATTGGCGAGCCGTGGTGGTGGGTGACGCCCACCCGACAGATCTGCCTCTATGACGATGCTGCCAAAGCGGCCTTCGGAGGCAACCCGCCGATCATCGCCAGCGTCGCCGCTCAAATGGATGCCGCTGCAAAGGCGTTGCTTGATGCGGCAGGGGCGCTGCTCGCACAGTCGACTGCGGCCCTGACCGCCTCCGTACGCGACGCGGCACAGGGGCCAGCTGAGATCCTGCTGCTTGCCTTCACGCCGACAATCCTCGGTTCGAAAACACCCGAACTCTACCGCGCCAATCTGCCGGCAGGATGGGCATGGCCCGCCTTCGACCGCTTGCAGCTGGAGGATTACGACTGGCTCACCGGCGGCGCAGATGCGGCGCGGCGCGCGGCCTACGCCTTCGTGGACACATGGCTCGGCTATCCCTTGGCCGATCAGGACTATCTTGCCGGCTTCGTGCTCGATCCTGCCGACGCCGAGCTCTTCTGGACACGCATCGACAAGGGCATCGACGAAGCCGCCATGCGCGGTGTCGATCGCCGCTATGTCTGGGCGCTGCCGCAGGTCAACCGCGATGGCTACACCCGCCTCGCCCCTCCGCCGGAGCAAGCCATGGATCCCTTCGACGACGTGCCTTATCCCTTCGCGCTCGGCCGGAGTGCCTCGGTCGCGCCTGAATTCTCGACATCGATCGCGGTAACGGCATCGGGACATGAGCGGCGCAACTCGCTGTGGTCGGACGCGCGCCTGCATTTCGATGTCGGCCCCGGCATCCGGTCAGAGGCCGAGTTGTCTGAACTCATCACATTCTTCCGCGCCCGGCGCGGTCCGGCGCGGGGGTTCCGGCTGACGGACCCCTTCGACAACAGCTCGAACGCGATGAACGGCAACCCGACCATGCTCGATCAACTGATCGGCATCGGCAATGGAGAGCGGGCCGACTTCCAGCTCGTCAAATCCTATGGCGGCGGCGCGGAGCCACAGGTCCGGGCGATCACCCGGCCGCGCCCGGAAACGCTGGTGGTCAGCGTGGGCGGAGCGGCAACGACGGCCTGGACACTGGGCGAGAAGGGCATGTTGCGCCTGCTTTCCGCTCCTCCCCCGGGTGCCGAAGTCCGGGTCGGCTACCGCTTCGACGTGCCGGTGCGCTTTGCCGAAGACCGTCTCGACATCTCGGCGGTCAACTTCGCAGCCGGGGAAGCGCCTTCGGTGCCGCTGATCGAAATCAGGGAGACGGCCTGATGCGCGTGTTCTTCGACCGCGAGCTCGACACCGTTGCAACATTCTGGCGAATCTACCGCCGCGACGGCGCAGCCCTCGCCTTCACCAGCCATGACCGCGATCTCAGTTTCGGCGGCCTGCGGCATCTCGCCGCGCCCGGAATGATCCCGGCAGCAATCCGCCTCACCGCAGAACTCGCCAATGACAGTGCCGAAGTGCAGGGCGCGCTCAACCACGAATCGATCCGCGAGGCTGAACTGGCCGCCGGTCTCTTCGACGAAGCCGCCATCGAGATCGGCGCGGTCGACTGGACGAGCCTTGATCACCACACGCTCTACACCGGCCAGATCGGGCGGATCGAGGACGACAGCACGCAATTCGCTGCCGAGTTGCAGTCCACCAAGAGCCTGCTCGAACAGGACCTCGTCCCGCGCACCAGCCCGACCTGCCGCGCCGAGTTTTGCGGGCGCGGGTGCGGCCTTTCGGCGGTGCGCTTCACCTCCCTTCAAGTGCTCGCCGGAATCGATCTCGAAGCGAACCGCGTGCGCTTTGCCGGTCTAGACGGAGAAGCGCATGTCGATGGCCGGCTTCGGTTCATGGAGGGGCCGCAGACGGGCGTCGCCTTCGGGATCATCGACGCGGCAGATGATTGGCTGGTGCTTAACCGACCCCTGGTGGACGGCACCCCCGTCGGCGCACGCGCGGAGCTGCGCGAGGGATGTGATCACACCATCACGACATGCGCGGATCGATTCGGCAACGCCGCCAATTTTCGGGGCGAGCCTTTCCTTCCGGGCAATGATCTGCTGGCCCGTTACGGTCAGCCATGAGCGACCCCGGCGACGCGCTGGCCAAGGCCGCGCTTGCTCTGGTCGGATGCCCGTTCCGGCTGCATGGACGCGATCCGGTGACGGGGCTCGATTGCGTCGGGCTGGTTGCTGCCGCCCTTGCTGCGACCGGTCGGCGACCTGCCGCCCTGACCGGCTACGGGCTGCGCAATATCGGGGTCGATCAATGGTTGCCCTTGGCGTCGCCATCGGGGCTTGAGCCTGCCTCGGCCCCGGTGTGTGCGGGCGACGTGCTGTTGTTCGCGCTCGGTTTTGCCCAACACCATCTCGTGATCGCCGCCGATGCGTCGAGCGTGATCCACGCACATGCCGGGCTACGACGGGTTGTCCGTCAACCGCGCGATCCCGCGTGGCACATCTGCGCG
This DNA window, taken from Porphyrobacter sp. ULC335, encodes the following:
- a CDS encoding HK97 family phage prohead protease produces the protein MTRSASATRFAGYAALFDIADAARDTIRRGAFARTLAARSAPLPLYWQHRPDQPIGVIEQVSEDARGLRVIARIDRPDSRAAHLLAEGKVNGLSFGFRTRAARQSDAGRELLDVELFEVSLVTHPLHPLARVHLVT
- a CDS encoding phage major capsid protein, whose amino-acid sequence is MDNIATAPAAPAVDPLDASFDIIARQDQADADIAALRGDVDEVKSRLDKVARAASRPAMGGAAATGDAPEIKSFIDGYLRRGRETELKSITGTTPGDGGFAVPRQIDAAINAQLVDISPIRAIAQVVQTGTAGYRKLVATGGIASGWVSETASRPETATPQFAEIAPPSGDLFANPAASQTMLDDAAFDIESWLASEIALEFARAEGMAFVRGTGVNQPEGFLTGAKATAEDGVRAFGTLQYIGSGNATGLGSALDTRLIDLIHSLRSGHRQGAVFVMNATTLASVRKLKTADGAFVWQPGLVEGQPDRLLGYPVIEAEDMPDVAGGTFPIAFGNFRHGYLIAERSATRVLRDPFTNKPFVHFYATKRIGGKVLDSNAIKLLKIEA
- a CDS encoding head-tail connector protein encodes the protein MQRIIVQPPVPGDAPLAELKHWLGISRPNEDEALGQLLDASLTICEAFTGKTPLRQTVEEIMPLASGWQELVSRPVREIVAAAVIANDGTRTAITALPDAIEWRISGSACVRLLRPVEGQGLALQLTVGIAPDWASLPAPLRHGIIRLAAHHFRDRDGKASAVPPASVTALWRPWRDVRLG
- a CDS encoding DUF3168 domain-containing protein, with translation MENDLRAALIAWLLADPALGAINAIEEEAPLSATPPWLGIAASASIDWGTKDRPGREMRIALELESRTDQTAADASLLTAIERRVLDLPPFQPGFEIASIRFLRSRSEARADNLRGALLEYRFRILEPN
- a CDS encoding phage tail protein, which produces MPAQSGAAFLLKITDGATPPVYRTIAGLRTTQMSINGDTVVVTHKQSGGWRDLLSGAGTRSVSVSAAGIFLGSAAENAVRGHALAGTLDDYELSFEDGAKLRGRFLVQRLDYAGDFNGERSYTLQLESSGAVVAA
- a CDS encoding gene transfer agent family protein, yielding MTAAANPLRGESALTVNGVSYVLRPSFESLVLAEAELGSLFALVERAAGGALTLTEMTALLWHCLPGESRPERVAVGQAVLAMGLVGATGPVRAVLAQVLQGEA
- a CDS encoding phage tail assembly chaperone; translation: MTATFADAASRWCGLAARLLGWRPAEFWSATPAELAMALSAADDLAALPPPTRETIARMMERDADE
- a CDS encoding tail tape measure protein, which produces MNDNFEELVIDVRARTDGFASDVEAMRRSLDTSLIDGFGRAGNVLENGLLGALRRGSLGFDDLKRVAFSALSEIAGYALQSGIGSLFGGGGMGGGGGGGGGLGGLISQSLGALFGLPGRATGGPVAPGRAYLVGERGPEVFVPTAAGRVETGQAATGRDVRVAIQVAVPREQAAPTAMQRSSRQIASAVRRALQQA
- a CDS encoding DUF2460 domain-containing protein, producing the protein MAFWLARERRAQESTFMQRFDPRFWTVNFPRPAMASVVTTGPDSLRVDVELHNAGELVGLIWDSVDTLDHPLLAYQADRDYAHTTLSFRWRSEGVIALDQPNGPTLTIEGRDAAGLPRTWYVRLWNYAQGTPTDARITLPFSRLESGYGLPGEPIHPGDIDRMFISLVAPGHVPGSTAPLPAMFGGSVEMTDIVADGARAMIELGDVLVPPHGERMATAYDDAYNQTPARLLRAVIGLGYREDIVHYVGMSHFMRLARQAGGELHVEAGGQLCEPAVVWHRNLFELAKVAELEVIASLSYELFDAYCPESWKQRTASGAPALTGWVPPSTLLSPANPAAMEWLADVARVFVALLEAADLPVRFQIGEPWWWVTPTRQICLYDDAAKAAFGGNPPIIASVAAQMDAAAKALLDAAGALLAQSTAALTASVRDAAQGPAEILLLAFTPTILGSKTPELYRANLPAGWAWPAFDRLQLEDYDWLTGGADAARRAAYAFVDTWLGYPLADQDYLAGFVLDPADAELFWTRIDKGIDEAAMRGVDRRYVWALPQVNRDGYTRLAPPPEQAMDPFDDVPYPFALGRSASVAPEFSTSIAVTASGHERRNSLWSDARLHFDVGPGIRSEAELSELITFFRARRGPARGFRLTDPFDNSSNAMNGNPTMLDQLIGIGNGERADFQLVKSYGGGAEPQVRAITRPRPETLVVSVGGAATTAWTLGEKGMLRLLSAPPPGAEVRVGYRFDVPVRFAEDRLDISAVNFAAGEAPSVPLIEIRETA
- a CDS encoding DUF2163 domain-containing protein, with protein sequence MRVFFDRELDTVATFWRIYRRDGAALAFTSHDRDLSFGGLRHLAAPGMIPAAIRLTAELANDSAEVQGALNHESIREAELAAGLFDEAAIEIGAVDWTSLDHHTLYTGQIGRIEDDSTQFAAELQSTKSLLEQDLVPRTSPTCRAEFCGRGCGLSAVRFTSLQVLAGIDLEANRVRFAGLDGEAHVDGRLRFMEGPQTGVAFGIIDAADDWLVLNRPLVDGTPVGARAELREGCDHTITTCADRFGNAANFRGEPFLPGNDLLARYGQP
- a CDS encoding C40 family peptidase, which codes for MSDPGDALAKAALALVGCPFRLHGRDPVTGLDCVGLVAAALAATGRRPAALTGYGLRNIGVDQWLPLASPSGLEPASAPVCAGDVLLFALGFAQHHLVIAADASSVIHAHAGLRRVVRQPRDPAWHICAMWRIAANPES